The Anas platyrhynchos isolate ZD024472 breed Pekin duck chromosome 3, IASCAAS_PekinDuck_T2T, whole genome shotgun sequence genome includes a window with the following:
- the RHOQ gene encoding rho-related GTP-binding protein RhoQ isoform X1: MAHGSAAVMLKCVVVGDGAVGKTCLLMSYANDAFPEEYVPTVFDHYAVSVTVGGKQYLLGLYDTAGQEDYDRLRPLSYPMTDVFLICFSVVNPASFQNVKEEWVPELKEYAPNVPFLLVGTQIDLRDDPKTLARLNDMKEKPLSVEQGQKLAKEIGAYCYVECSALTQKGLKTVFDEAIIAILTPKKHTVKKRIGSRCINCCLIT; this comes from the exons ATGGCCCATGGCAGCGCCGCGGTCATGCTGAAGTGCGTGGTGGTGGGGGACGGCGCGGTGGGCAAGACGTGCCTGCTGATGAGCTACGCCAACGATGCCTTCCCCGAGGAGTACGTGCCCACCGTGTTCGACCACTACGCAG TCAGCGTCACCGTGGGGGGCAAGCAGTACCTGCTGGGGCTCTACGACACCGCCGGACAG gaaGACTATGATCGTCTGAGACCTTTATCTTATCCTATGACCGATGTCTTCCTTATCTGCTTCTCAGTGGTAAACCCTGCTTCATTTCAAAACGTGAAGGAAGAATGGGTACCAGAGTTGAAGGAGTATGCACCTAATGTTCCCTTTTTACTAGTAGGAACACAG ATTGATCTTCGTGATGACCCAAAAACTCTGGCAAGACTGAATGATATGAAAGAGAAGCCTTTATCTGTGGAGCAAGGACAGAAATTAGCAAAAGAG ATAGGAGCCTACTGCTATGTGGAGTGTTCAGCTTTAACACAGAAGGGACTGAAGACTGTTTTTGATGAAGCTATTATAGCCATTCTGACTCCAAAGAAACACACGGTGAAGAAGAGAATAGGCTCAAGATGCATAAACTGCTGTTTAATCACGTGA
- the RHOQ gene encoding rho-related GTP-binding protein RhoQ isoform X2: protein MAHGSAAVMLKCVVVGDGAVGKTCLLMSYANDAFPEEYVPTVFDHYAVSVTVGGKQYLLGLYDTAGQEDYDRLRPLSYPMTDVFLICFSVVNPASFQNVKEEWVPELKEYAPNVPFLLVGTQIDLRDDPKTLARLNDMKEKPLSVEQGQKLAKEEPTAMWSVQL from the exons ATGGCCCATGGCAGCGCCGCGGTCATGCTGAAGTGCGTGGTGGTGGGGGACGGCGCGGTGGGCAAGACGTGCCTGCTGATGAGCTACGCCAACGATGCCTTCCCCGAGGAGTACGTGCCCACCGTGTTCGACCACTACGCAG TCAGCGTCACCGTGGGGGGCAAGCAGTACCTGCTGGGGCTCTACGACACCGCCGGACAG gaaGACTATGATCGTCTGAGACCTTTATCTTATCCTATGACCGATGTCTTCCTTATCTGCTTCTCAGTGGTAAACCCTGCTTCATTTCAAAACGTGAAGGAAGAATGGGTACCAGAGTTGAAGGAGTATGCACCTAATGTTCCCTTTTTACTAGTAGGAACACAG ATTGATCTTCGTGATGACCCAAAAACTCTGGCAAGACTGAATGATATGAAAGAGAAGCCTTTATCTGTGGAGCAAGGACAGAAATTAGCAAAAGAG GAGCCTACTGCTATGTGGAGTGTTCAGCTTTAA